One window of the Mixophyes fleayi isolate aMixFle1 chromosome 6, aMixFle1.hap1, whole genome shotgun sequence genome contains the following:
- the ERN1 gene encoding serine/threonine-protein kinase/endoribonuclease IRE1 produces the protein MGWALLRGFLYLGLLFCQMDGGRGSTVSLPETLLFVSTLDGSLHAVSKRTGAIKWTVKEDPVLQVPTHVEEPAFLPDPNDGSLYTLGSKHSEGLTKLPFTIPELVQASPCRSSDGILYMGKKQDVWYVIDLVTGEKQQTLTSSFAESLCPSTSLLYLGRTEYTITMYDTKNKELRWNATYYDYAATLPEEGTEYKMSHFVSNGDGLVVTVDSDSGDVLWIQNYGSPVVALYIWQREGLRKVLHTNVGVETLRYLTFMSGEVGRITKWKYPFPKETETKSKLMPTLYVGKYSTSLYASSSLVHEGVTVVPRGRAIPLLDGPRTDGVTIEENGECEFTPSTDLKLPSGLKGKNKLNYWRNQWLLIGHHEIPLSTPTKILDTFPSTFPRGEENVIETGPDKPHFSEEVIGMVEEASEDLPPSYSQDVSDMSKSFLPKPEAPVDSMLKDLATIILSTFLLAGWVAFVITYPKTVHQQQQLQHQQFQKQLEEKIQLLQMQHVTFQSPVEVTADGDYLDIAGVRGESSANSTPNMSPKASNHSLHSNLSTSEVGSMISTEQEDGDDDRRVTVGKISFNPRDVLGHGAEGTIVYRGQFDNRDVAVKRILPECFSFADREVQLLKESDEYPNVIRYFCTEKDRQFQYIAIELCAATLQEYVEEKDFDRHNLEPITLLEQTMSGLAYLHSLNIVHRDLKPHNILISMPNAHGKVKAMISDFGLCKKLAVGRHSFSRRSGVPGTEGWIAPEMLSEDFKENPTYTVDIFSAGCVFYYVVSQGKHPFGKSLQRQANILLGAYSLDCLNLEKHEDLVGHHLIKQMIDKDPQNRPSAEAVLKHPFFWSLEKQLQFFQDVSDRIEKEALDGLIVKQLEKGGRDVVKLDWREHITVPLQTDLRKFRSYKGRSVRDLLRALRNKKHHYRELPPEVQETLGNVPDEFVCYFTSRFPGLLLHTYLAMQLCSRERLFQPYYFQDPSERPPSSVSPEEP, from the exons ATGGGCTGGGCACTGCTGAGGGGGTTCCTGTACCTGGGACTCCTGTTCTGCCAGATG GATGGCGGCAGAGGGAGCACCGTGTCCCTGCCAGAAACTCTGCTGTTCGTCTCCACCCTGGACGGGAGTCTCCATGCCGTCAGCAAGAGGACCGGCGCCATCAAGTGGACTGTGAAAGAAG ATCCCGTTCTTCAAGTTCCAACACATGTGGAAGA GCCGGCATTCCTCCCCGATCCAAACGATGGCAGTCTATACACACTGGGCAGTAAACACAGCGAGGGTCTGACG AAACTCCCGTTCACCATCCCCGAGCTGGTCCAGGCATCACCATGTCGGAGCTCAGATGGCATCTTGTACATGG GGAAGAAGCAGGATGTCTGGTACGTCATTGACCTGGTAACGGGGGAGAAACAGCAGACGTTGACATCGTCCTTTGCAGAAAGTCTTTGTCCATCCACCTCTCTGCTGTACCTGGGCCGGACAG AGTATACCATCACTATGTACGACACAAAGAATAAAGAATTGCGCTGGAACGCCACCTATTATGACTATGCCGCCACTCTGCCAGAGGAGGGCACCGAATACA AAATGTCGCACTTCGTGTCCAATGGGGACGGTTTGGTGGTGACGGTGGACAGTGACTCCGGAGATGTCCTGTGGATTCAGAATTACGGCTCCCCGGTGGTGGCCTTGTACATCTGGCAGAGGGAGGGCCTGAGGAAGGTGTTACACACTAACGTTGGGGTGGAGACCCTCCGGTACCTCACCTTCATGTCTGGGGAGGTCGGCCGTATCACCAAGTGGAAGTATCCGTTCCCCAAAGAGACGGAGACCAAAAGCAAACTGAT GCCGACTCTCTACGTGGGAAAATACTCCACCAGTCTATATGCATCCTCCTCACTGGTACACGAGGGGGTCACTGTCGTG CCCCGAGGGAGGGCGATCCCGCTACTCGATGGTCCCAGGACCGACGGGGTGACGATTGAGGAGAACGGAGAATGCGAGTTCACACCCAGCACGGATCTGAAGCTACCCTCCGGCTTGAAGGGAAAAAACAAGCTGAACTACTGGCGGAACCAGTGGTTGTTAATAG GACACCACGAGATCCCGCTGTCCACGCCAACCAAGATCCTTGACACCTTCCCCTCTACGTTTCCCAGGGGTGAGGAGAACGTCATAGAGACCGGTCCAGACAAACCACACTTCAGCGAG GAGGTTATTGGAATGGTAGAAGAGGCCTCTGAAGACCTGCCTCCCTCTTATTCCCAGGATGTGTCTGACATGTCAAAATCGTTCCTACCCAAGCCAGAGGCTCCCGTGGACTCGATGCTAAAAGACCTGGCTACCATCATCCTCAGCACCTTCCTGTTGGCTGGATGGGTGGCTTTTGTCATCACCTACCCCAAG ACcgttcatcagcagcagcagctccagCACCAACAGTTTCAGAAACAGTTGGAGGAGAAAATCCAGCTTTTACAGATGCAGCACGTCACGTTTCAATCCCCGGTTGAGGTCACCGCGGACGGAGATTACTTGGATATTGCTGGAGTGCGGGGAGAAAGCTCAGCTAATAGCACCCCGAACATGTCTCCAAAAGCCTCCAACCACTCTCTGCACTCTAATCTGTCCACGTCTGAGGTTGGCAGCATGATCTCCACTGAGCAGGAAGACGGAG ATGACGACAGGAGAGTAACTGTGGGGAAGATCTCGTTCAATCCCCGTGATGTCCTCGGCCATGGTGCGGAGGGGACTATAGTCTACAG GGGGCAGTTTGATAACAGAGATGTTGCAGTGAAGAGAATATTGCCGGAGTGTTTCAGTTTCGCAGATCGGGAGGTTCAGTTGCTGAAAGAGTCGGACGAGTATCCAAACGTCATCCGCTATTTCTGTACAGAAAAAGATCGCCAGTTCCAATATATTGCCATCGAGCTCTGCGCGGCCACACTGCAAGAG TATGTAGAAGAAAAGGACTTTGATCGTCATAACCTGGAGCCCATCACGCTCCTCGAACAGACCATGTCAGGGCTGGCTTACCTACATTCTCTTAATATTG TGCACAGAGACTTAAAACCTCACAACATCCTGATCTCCATGCCCAATGCTCACGGCAAAGTGAAAGCCATGATCTCTGACTTCGGCTTGTGTAAGAAGTTGGCCGTGGGCAGACACAGCTTCAGTCGGAGATCGGGGGTTCCTGGCACAGAAGGCTGGATTGCCCCGGAAATGTTAAGCGAAGATTTTAAAGAGAACCCC ACCTACACTGTGGACATCTTCTCTGCCGGCTGCGTGTTTTACTACGTGGTCTCGCAGGGGAAACACCCATTTGGCAAGTCCCTGCAGCGGCAAGCCAATATCctcctaggagcttacagtctggaCTGTCTGAACCTAGAAAAACATG AAGACCTTGTCGGACATCACCTGATAAAGCAGATGATCGACAAGGACCCTCAGAATCGACCGTCGGCCGAGGCAGTCCTCAAACATCCTTTTTTCTGGAGTCTGGAAAAACAGCTTCAGTTTTTCCAG GATGTGAGCGACCGGATAGAGAAAGAGGCGCTTGATGGTTTAATCGTTAAACAATTAGAAAAGGGCGGAAGAGATGTGGTGAAACTAGACTGGAGAGAACACATCACTGTACCCCTGCAAACAG ATCTGAGAAAGTTCCGCAGTTATAAAGGAAGATCAGTAAGAGATCTGCTGCGGGCCTTAAGGAATAAG AAACACCACTACAGAGAACTACCACCGGAGGTACAAGAGACTCTGGGCAATGTCCCTGATGAATTTGTGTGTTATTTTACCTCTCGGTTCCCAGGACTCTTGCTGCATACATACCTTGCCATGCAGCTCTGCAGCCGCGAGAGACTCTTTCAGCCATACTATTTCCAGGACCCTTCAGAACGGCCGCCCAGCTCTGTGAGCCCCGAGGAGCCTTGA